In Nocardioides luti, the DNA window GCCCGGAGTCCGGCTCGTCGATCAGCAGGATCTCGGGGTCGAGCACGAGCGCGCGGGCCAGGCCGGCGCGCTTGCGCATGCCACCGGAGATCTCGCCGGGGAGCTTGGTCTCGGCACCGATCAGGCCGACGAGGTCCATCTTCTCCATGACGACGTCGCGGACCTCGGACTCGGACTTCTTGGTGTGCTCGCGCAACGGGAAGGCCACGTTGTCGTAGAGCGTCATCGAGCCGAACATCGCGCCGTCCTGGAACAGCACGCCGAAGAGCTTGCGGATCTCGTAGAGGTCCTTCTCCGAGCAGCTCGCGATGTCGGTGCCCTCGATGATGATCGAGCCCTTGTCGGGCTTCAGCAGCCCGATCAGCGCCTTGAGGAAGACCGACTTGCCCGTCCCCGAGGGGCCGAGCATGACCGAGACCTCACCCGCGGGGATCGTCAGGCTCACATCACCCCAGATGAGCTGTTTGCCGAACGACTTCGTCAGGTCATTGACCTTGATCTCTACGCCCACTGGTCAGCCTCTCCCACTTCGACCCATGTCCCGCGGTTACTGTCCCCCGAGCAGGCGCGCGTAAACGACAATCCCACTGACCGGTAACAACGGCGTTCCCGCCGCGAGGTTACGCGGGATTCTTGCTCCCGTCACTCCCCTGACATGCAACGAGATCATTACGTTGGATTTCCGGGCCTGACCTGCAGAAATGCGACAGGGGCGACCACCCGGGAACCGGGTGGCCGCCCCTGTCGGCGGATCAGCGTGAGGTCACTTGACGGTGACCGAGGCGCCGGCGCCCTCGAGGGCCTCCTTGGCCTTCTCGGCCGCAGCCTTGTCGACCTTCTCCAGGATCGCCTTGGGGGCGGACTCGACCAGGTCCTTGGCCTCCTTGAGACCGAGGGACGTGAGCGCGCGCACCTCCTTGATGACGTTGATCTTCTTGTCGCCGGCCGACTCGAGGATGACGTCGAACTCGTCCTGCTCGGCGGCGTCGTCGCCACCAGCAGCACCGCCGGCGGCGGGGGCCGCGGCGACAGCAACGGGAGCAGCAGCGGTGACGCCGAACGTCTCCTCGAACTGCTTCACGAACTCGGAGAGCTCGATGAGGGTCATTTCCTTGAACGCGTCGAGCAGCTCGTCGGTGGTGAGCTTCGCCATGATGGCGTTTCCTTCCATTCGGTGGTCCGCCCCTCGTGGGGGTCGGACCGGGTTTCAGGTGGTGGGTACCTCGGGATGAGCCGGAGCTCAGGCCTCGGTGGCTTCGCCCTCATCGGAGGTCTCGGCCTCGGCAGCGGGGGTCTCCTCGGAGGGAGCCTCCTCTGCCGCGGGAGCCTCGTCAGCGGGGGTCTCGGTCGCGTCGTCCGCGGCCGGGGCCTCCTCGGCGGCGGCCGGCGTACCGGCACCACCTGCGAGGATCGAGGGGTCCTGCTCGGCCTTCGCCTGCAGGGCGCCGGCGAGCCGGGCAGCCTGTGCGAGCGGGGCGTTGAGCAGGTAGACGGCCTGGCTGAGCGACGCGAGCATCGCACCAGCCATCTTGCCCAGGAGCACCTCGCGCGACTCGAGGTCGGCCAGCTTGGCGACCTCCTTCGCGTCGAGGATGTTGCCGTCCAGGACGCCGCCCTTGATGATCAGGGCGGGGTTTGCCTTGGCAAAGTCACGCAGACCCTTGGCCGCCTCGACCACGTCGCCGTTGATGAAGGCGATGGCGGTCGGACCGGCCAGGAGGTCGTCGAAGCCGGAGATGCCCACCTGATTGGCGGCGATCTTGGCCAGCGTGTTCTTGACCACGGCGTAGTTGGCGTTCTCGCCGAGGGAGCGCCGCAGGTCCTGCAGCTGCTTCACGGTGAGACCGCGGTAGTCGGTCAGCACTGCGCCGTCGGCGTCGTTGAAGGACTCAACGATCTCCTCGACGGCGGCCTGCCTGTCTGCCCGCGCCATGGGTCTCCTTCTTCCGGACTGGGAGACCGCTGCCGGCCCGGAGAAGACGAACGCCCCGAGCGCAGGCGCTCAGGGCGAGGAGATCAGGTCGTGACGACCGGATTCTTGCTCTGACACCTGCGCAGGCCGTTCGCACTTCGGCGAACCTTCGGTCGGGCTGCAGTTGCTGCTCGACCACCGGCGGTCTCTGGTTTCAGGAGGAACATTACGCGGCAGCCCGGGAGCGACCAAATCGGCCCCGGCCCGGCACGTGGCCGGCCCGTGTCAGGTGAGCAGCCGGACCGGCTCGCCGGCCAGCCACGCCGCGACGTCCTCGACGG includes these proteins:
- a CDS encoding ATP-binding cassette domain-containing protein translates to MGVEIKVNDLTKSFGKQLIWGDVSLTIPAGEVSVMLGPSGTGKSVFLKALIGLLKPDKGSIIIEGTDIASCSEKDLYEIRKLFGVLFQDGAMFGSMTLYDNVAFPLREHTKKSESEVRDVVMEKMDLVGLIGAETKLPGEISGGMRKRAGLARALVLDPEILLIDEPDSGLDPVRTSFINQLFIDLNAQIDATFLIVTHDINTARTVPDNIGLLYHKHLAMFGPREMLLSSEEPVVRQFLNAQTVGPIGMSEEKDADELEAEKDIDMPPLPPIPMQLEPSNGIPRRSQREPGAWCRDNNITPPPGSFEENMPMTTGG
- the rplL gene encoding 50S ribosomal protein L7/L12, which gives rise to MAKLTTDELLDAFKEMTLIELSEFVKQFEETFGVTAAAPVAVAAAPAAGGAAGGDDAAEQDEFDVILESAGDKKINVIKEVRALTSLGLKEAKDLVESAPKAILEKVDKAAAEKAKEALEGAGASVTVK
- the rplJ gene encoding 50S ribosomal protein L10; translation: MARADRQAAVEEIVESFNDADGAVLTDYRGLTVKQLQDLRRSLGENANYAVVKNTLAKIAANQVGISGFDDLLAGPTAIAFINGDVVEAAKGLRDFAKANPALIIKGGVLDGNILDAKEVAKLADLESREVLLGKMAGAMLASLSQAVYLLNAPLAQAARLAGALQAKAEQDPSILAGGAGTPAAAEEAPAADDATETPADEAPAAEEAPSEETPAAEAETSDEGEATEA